TGGGAGCGGATGTTCTGTATGGAAAACTGCTTTTTCAGCCAACCCTTTCCTGAATGATTCCAATTCAAACAAAATGGACAGTAGAATGGGTATGCTCTACCTTATCCGCCATGGCCAGGCTTCCTTTGGAGAGATATCCTACGACAAACTCTCCGATAGGGGAACAAAACAGGCAGAACTTCTCGGTGACTACCTCATTCAAACAAATACGAACTTTGAATATATGGTTTCAGGAACTCTTGAACGCCAGCATCACACTGCCGCCACTCTCATGGCAACCATGGGAAGCCATATTCTTTCTTCGGATCTGCGCCTTCTCACCGAATTCAATGAGTATGATTCCGAAGGAGTTTTCCGGGAAATCCTTCCGTCAATTATGGCCAATGATATCAGGGCATCCTATGACGGCTACCACATGATGAAAGATGGAAAAGCCTTTCAACGTACCCTTGACCGGGTTCTGGATCGGTGGATGGGAATGGAGCCCGGTGAGTATGAAGTGGAAAGCTGGGATACTTTTAAAAAACGGGTACTGCGGGCCATAGAAAATCTCGATCTCAGCGGTAAAAAAAAAGTTGCCGCCGTTACTTCCGGTGGTGTTATTGCTGCTTGCATGCATCTTTTTCTGGATGTTCCGCCCAGACGTGCCATGGCCCTTTCATGGCAATGCCTGAACAGTTCCATGACCATATGGCTTACCGGAAAAAAGGGCCTTCGCCTGTATGCCTGGAATCTCGCCCCCCATCTGGAGTTGTGTGGCAACCCGGACATGATCACATATAGATAATGACAGCCTAATCAATTCAGTACCAAACCAAGAAAAGGAGTGGACATGGATTTCACCGTTTCCGACAAAATGAAAACCATTCTAGGCATGATCAATGAATTTGTAGACAGGGAACTTTTACCTCTTGAAATGGAATTTGTTAAAAAAGATTTCCACGAACTGCTTCCGCAGATCCGAGAAAAGCAGAAGATGGTAAAGGACATGGAACTCTGGGCACCCATCTATCCTCCGGAGCTGGGAGGCATGGGCCTTTCCATGGTTGAGCATGCCATGGTTTCTGAAGCCCTCGGTCGGTCTCCTTTGGGGCACTTTGTTTTCTGGTGCCAGGCTCCCGATGCTGGCAATGCGGAAATTCTGCATATGCATGGATCAGAAGACCAAAAAAAACAATGGCTTGCGCCTATGGTTAGTGGTGATATCCGTAGCTGCTTTGGCATGACAGAGCCCGATATGCCCGGATCCAATCCCGTACTTCTCGGTACAACGGCGGTCAAAGATGGCAATGACTACATTATCAACGGCCATAAGTGGTACACTACTGCCGCAGATGGTTCTCAGTTCTGCATTGTTATGGCCGTAACGGATCCCGATGCCCCGGTCTATGGCCAAGCCAGCATGATCATTGTACCGACTGATACCCCAGGCTTTCATCTCGTACGCAATATTCCGGTTATGGGTCATGAAGGAACAGATTATGCCAGCCATGGAGAAATTATTCTGGAAAACTGCAGGGTCCCCCGGAGCAATCTCCTGGGTTCGGAAGGACAGGGTTTTGTCATGGCCCAGGACAGACTGGGACCCGGCCGTATTCACCACTGCATGCGCTGGCTGGGCATCTGCCACCGTTCCTTTGATCTGATGTGCAGTCGGGCCAATTTCCGGAAAATAACCCGCGACGGACAAACACTGGCCTCCCGTCATATTATTCAGCAGTGGGTTGCGGAATCCGCTGCTGAAATTCAGGCCGCGCGGCTGATGACTCTTCATGCCGCATGGTCCATCGATCAGGTGGGAGCGGCTAAGGCTCGGGATGAAATTTCTGCCATTAAATTCTATGTGGCAGGAATTATGCAAAAAGTTATTGACCGTGCCCTTCAGGTTCATGGTGGTCTCGGCATGACAGATGACACCATTCTTGCCTATTTCTTCCGCCATGAACGGGCAGCGAGAATTTATGACGGAGCTGATGAGGTTCATAAAACCTCCATGGCCAGACGGATTCTGAAACGATATGCATAAGATGGATTTCCAAACATTTACAAAACGGTACGATATTTCCCTGGAACGAATCTGCAGAGACATTTTCCGGTCCAGGGACAAAACAATACGGATAAAAAAAGAAGAGACAGCCGTAAAAAATCTGACGCTCATTCTGGATGCGGCCCTGAACCTTTCCGTAGAAAAAGGTTTTGATGCCATGACACTGCGGGACCTCCAGTCACGGTCAGGACTGAGCATGGGCTGTCTTTACTCATACTTTTCCGGAAAAGAAGCCCTGCTCCATCTGATGCAGTATCAGGGCCGGAACCTGGTACGTGATGTATTGCACGAAGTCCTGAAGGATGAAGCCATACCCCAGAACAAGCTGGAAATTGCCATCCGTGCCCATCTTTACCTCAGTGAACGCATGCACAAGTGGTTTTATTTCTCCTACATGGAAACAAAAAATCTAGGCCGGGAAGAAGCCCGAAAAGCCATTGAAAGTGAGCTTCTTACGGAAGCAATTTTTGTGGATATTCTGGATGAGGGGAAACAAAAAGGCGTTTTTTTCTTTACTGATGCCAGGCTTGTGGCAGCCATCATCAAAGCCATGCTGCAGGATTGGTATCTGAAGCGCTGGAAATACAAGAAAAGGCAAATAGGCGTAGAAGAATACGCAGCTTTTCTCATTACATTCACCGGGAAGGCTCTGGGGCACTTCCCTTCCGACCTTATGTCGGGTACGGCAAGCCCGAACCATTCATCAGCAGGAGGAGAGCAGATATGAGTATTGAGGATGAGGCCTCTCAGGTACGTTCCGGCGAGGAACTTGACCTGCCGCGGCTTTCTGCCTACCTTGAAAAAGAAGTACCGGGCCTTAGTGGCAGCATTGACATTCAGCAGTTTCCCAGTGGTTTTTCCAATCTCACCTATTTGCTCCGTTGTGGAAATCAGGAAATGGTCCTGAGACGTCCCCCCTTTGGCAAAAAAGCAAAAACAGCCCACGACATGGGAAGGGAATTCCGGATTTTACAAGCACTGCGTCCCCTTTTCCCTTATTGCCCTGAGCCCCTTTGTTTTTGCAACGATCCGGAAGTCATGGGCTGTGATTTCTATGTAATGGAAAGAATTCAGGGCATCATTCTGCGGAAAGAACTCCCCGTCGGCCTGAGCTTATCTGCTGAACAGGCCTACAGTCTCTGCGATAATCTGATCTCCGTGCACGCCGATCTTCACAATCTTCCAATTCGTGATGCTGGTCTGGAAAAATTTGGTAAGCCCGAAGGGTATGTCAAAAGACAGGTGGAAGGATGGTCCAGAAGATTCAGGGATGCCCGGACGCCCGATGTGCCCGACTTTGAGACCGTAATGAAATGGCTGTTTCGGCAGCAGCCGGAAGATACGAAGCAGCCCGCCATCATCCATAATGATTTTAAATTTGACAATGTGGTACTGGACCCTGCAGATCCCACCCGTATCATTGGCATTCTGGACTGGGAAATGGCAACCATAGGCGATCCGCTCATGGACCTTGGAGCCTCCATGGCATACTGGATCAATGGGAATGATCCGGAATCTCTGCAACACACGCGACTCATGCCCACCAATCTACCCGGGATGATGAGCCGCGAGGAGGTAGTCGCCGCCTATGCCCGTAAAACGGGCCGTAATGTGGATAATTTTGATTTCTATTATGTTTTCGGTCTTTTCCGCCTCGCCGTCATTGCTCAACAGATCTATTATCGCTTCTATCACGGACAGACAAAGGATCAACGGTTTGCTTTCCTTGTTCATGCCGTAGGTTTTTTTGAGGAAGCCTGCCAAAAAATGATTGGTACAAATTCATAATTCAGCTGCCATTGAACCTGTAACCTGTTTCAACCCACTTTACACGGAAGGAGTTCCCATGCAGAATCTTTTTTCCCTGGAAAAAAAAGTTGCCCTGATTACCGGTGCAAGCCGGGGCATTGGTGCATCCATAGCCAGAACTCTGGCTGCCCATGGTGCCCATGTTGTACTTTCCAGCCGGAAAGCAGAAGCCCTGGAGGAAGTTGCTGCCGACATACGTAGTGCAGGAGGTCAGGCAACGGTCATGGCCTGTCATATGGGTCAGATTCCTGCCGTCCGTGAGCTCGTGGACCGCATTGACAAAGAGATGGGACGCCTGGATATCCTTGTTGCCAATGCCGCAACCAACCCATATTTCGGGGATCTCTTTGGTGTGGATGAAGGTGCCTGGGATAAAATTATGGAAGTGAACGTGAAAGGGCCTTTTTTCCTTATGCAGGCTGCCGCAAAAATTATGGATAAAAATGGCGGTGGTACGATGGTCACGGTGGCTTCCGTCAATGGTGTCAGCCCGGCCCTGTTTCAGGGAGCCTATTCCATTTCCAAGGCAGCGGTCATTTCCATGACCAAGGCCTTTGCCAAGGAACTGGCGGCAAGAAATATCCGGGTCAATTCCCTTCTCCCAGGCCTTACGGACACTAAATTCGCCGGTGCTCTGATCCAGAACGATGACATTCGTGAATATGCTGTCAAACAGATTCCCATGGGCCGATATGCTCAGCCCCAGGAAATGGCCGGTGCCGTGCTGTATCTTGTCAGTGAAGCTTCAAGCTTTACCACGGGAACAACCCTCATCTGTGACGGAGGGCAGCTGGCCTGATCACAAAGCTGGTTCTGCCACCAGAGACCCCAATCAGCAGTCCTGTTCTTTTTTTGCGGCACAGGGCTGTTCGTCTCATCCCCTGTGCCTTACCCGGCCTGATGAACCATGCCAGAAACCTTTCCTGCCATGGTTCAGGAAATCCGGTTTTCCATAAAATCCGTACTGTGCAGAAAGGCATGCACCCGTGCCGCACTTTCATGGCTGAAACCGGGGACAGCGGCAATCTCCTCCGAAGAAGCGGTCCTTAGCTTCCGGAAGCTGCCAAAGTGCTGAAGGAGGGCTGATTTTCGTCTGGGACCAACTCCAGGAATCCCATCCATCCGGGAATGAAGGGTGGTTTTTTTTCTTTGCTTTCTATGAAACGAAACCGCTGTTCTGTGGGCCTCATCCCGAATCCGCATCAGGAGAAACAGGGACTCAGGATCTTTAGCAAATGAAAGGGAGTTCATACGACCCGGAAGGAAAATCTTATCTTCGGTTTCCCCTTTTTCCGGGTCCATTTTAGCAATGGCAGCAACGGTAAAACGATGGAAAATACCCATGTCCTTTAATACGTCAACAGCCACATTCAACTGGCCCTTGCCTCCGTCCAGAAGAAGGAGGTCAGGAAGATCTCCCTCCAGCTTGTCCGGAGCAAAGCGTCTTCTCAGGGTCTCATCCATATAGGCATAGTCATCCTGTTCCGGAACATGGCGAATCCGATACCTCCGGTACAGACTCCGATCCGCTTTACCATTCACAAAAACGACCATTCCCGTAACGGGGTTTTTACCTGATATATTGGCATTATCGAAGCACTCGATACGCCGGGGAGGAACGGTCATTCCGAGCCGTACCCCGAGGCGCTGCAGAACGGCTTCATCTCCCTGTTGCAAGGCCACTCGTTCTTCCAGTTCCTTTTCAGCATTACTTTGCGCCCATTCCAGCATACGGACTTTTTCACCACGCAGGGGTTTGATGATACGCAGTCTTGAACCTCCTCCGGTACTCAGTTCCTCTGTCAGAAGATCCCTGTCCTCGATTTCTTCCGGAATGAGGATCTCGCGGGGCAAGTAAGGCATATCCGCATAGTACTGACGGATAAAGGAGCTGACCTGGTCAGCAGGGCTGGCAAGGGTTTCCCGGAACGGGAAATGGCGCGTATGCACAAGAAGACCAGCCCGAACCTGTAGCAAGGTGAAAAGACTCATTCCCGGTTTTTCCGCCCGTGCCAGAATATCCCGGTCTACCATATCCGTTCCCACCACCACCTGACGCTTGATGGTTTTTTCCAGAGCAAACAGCTTATCCCGTATTTCCGCAGCCCTTTCAAAATCCTGTACAGCTGCCGCTTCTTTCATCTGTTTACGCAAGCGTGCTGCCAGAATCGGTGCTTTGCCTAACAGCACCCAAATGGCTTCTTTCACATTTTTTGCATAAACCTGCGGATCCGGAGGGTGACAGCAAACGCCGAGACAGACTCCCATCTGATAATTCAGACAGGGTCGGGTACGATTGCGCATGGCCGAATCTTTACATGTACGGAGGCGAAAGGTCCGGTTCACAAGTTTCAGGGTCTCCCGTACCGCACTGCCCGAAGAAAAAGGGCCGAAGTAGCGGGCATGATCCTTTTTCATTCTGCGTACTATGGTAAGACCTGGGTAGGGGTGAGAGACGTCCAGTCTCAGAAAAGGATACTGTTTGTCATCCTTCAGGATGATATTATACCGGGGGCGATACTGCTTGATCAGAGTGGATTCGAGCAGCAGTGCTTCATTCTCGCTCTCCGTAAGGATGGTATCAAAATCAGTTATTTTACGGACAAGAACCCCGGTTTTTACGGGATGCTGATCCATGCGCTGAAAATAGGATGCCAGCCTACGTTTCAGGTTTTTCGCCTTTCCCACATAGAGAATCCGTTTGTCCGTATCCTTCATGAGATAGACACCCGGACCGGTAGCCACGCGGTCCAGCTTCTCACGGATCTGCCAGGAAGGGCTGTCTGCTTCGGTACTTTGACTTTCATCCATGGGCTAAAGCTTCCTATACATCCTGAATCCCCTTCAGCTCCCGGATTCTGTCCCGCAGTCTGGCAGCCCTTTCAAAGGCCAGCTCTTCGGAAGCTGCCTGCATTTCCGCCTCCATGCCTGCAATGACAGCGGCAAGGTCAGCCCCTTTTCTGCCTGCTTCAAAAGGAAGTTCTTTTTCCGCTACTGCGGCCATATCCGGATTATCTTCATCGGCCACACCAAAAATCAGTAAGGATCCAATGGCCTTGGAAATGGTTTTCGGTGTAATGCCATTGGCTTCGTTGAAAGCCAGCTGGATGGCTCGGCGTCTTTGGGTTTCCTC
This genomic stretch from Desulfobotulus pelophilus harbors:
- a CDS encoding SDR family oxidoreductase yields the protein MQNLFSLEKKVALITGASRGIGASIARTLAAHGAHVVLSSRKAEALEEVAADIRSAGGQATVMACHMGQIPAVRELVDRIDKEMGRLDILVANAATNPYFGDLFGVDEGAWDKIMEVNVKGPFFLMQAAAKIMDKNGGGTMVTVASVNGVSPALFQGAYSISKAAVISMTKAFAKELAARNIRVNSLLPGLTDTKFAGALIQNDDIREYAVKQIPMGRYAQPQEMAGAVLYLVSEASSFTTGTTLICDGGQLA
- the uvrC gene encoding excinuclease ABC subunit UvrC, which codes for MDESQSTEADSPSWQIREKLDRVATGPGVYLMKDTDKRILYVGKAKNLKRRLASYFQRMDQHPVKTGVLVRKITDFDTILTESENEALLLESTLIKQYRPRYNIILKDDKQYPFLRLDVSHPYPGLTIVRRMKKDHARYFGPFSSGSAVRETLKLVNRTFRLRTCKDSAMRNRTRPCLNYQMGVCLGVCCHPPDPQVYAKNVKEAIWVLLGKAPILAARLRKQMKEAAAVQDFERAAEIRDKLFALEKTIKRQVVVGTDMVDRDILARAEKPGMSLFTLLQVRAGLLVHTRHFPFRETLASPADQVSSFIRQYYADMPYLPREILIPEEIEDRDLLTEELSTGGGSRLRIIKPLRGEKVRMLEWAQSNAEKELEERVALQQGDEAVLQRLGVRLGMTVPPRRIECFDNANISGKNPVTGMVVFVNGKADRSLYRRYRIRHVPEQDDYAYMDETLRRRFAPDKLEGDLPDLLLLDGGKGQLNVAVDVLKDMGIFHRFTVAAIAKMDPEKGETEDKIFLPGRMNSLSFAKDPESLFLLMRIRDEAHRTAVSFHRKQRKKTTLHSRMDGIPGVGPRRKSALLQHFGSFRKLRTASSEEIAAVPGFSHESAARVHAFLHSTDFMENRIS
- a CDS encoding phosphotransferase family protein, which gives rise to MSIEDEASQVRSGEELDLPRLSAYLEKEVPGLSGSIDIQQFPSGFSNLTYLLRCGNQEMVLRRPPFGKKAKTAHDMGREFRILQALRPLFPYCPEPLCFCNDPEVMGCDFYVMERIQGIILRKELPVGLSLSAEQAYSLCDNLISVHADLHNLPIRDAGLEKFGKPEGYVKRQVEGWSRRFRDARTPDVPDFETVMKWLFRQQPEDTKQPAIIHNDFKFDNVVLDPADPTRIIGILDWEMATIGDPLMDLGASMAYWINGNDPESLQHTRLMPTNLPGMMSREEVVAAYARKTGRNVDNFDFYYVFGLFRLAVIAQQIYYRFYHGQTKDQRFAFLVHAVGFFEEACQKMIGTNS
- a CDS encoding TetR/AcrR family transcriptional regulator, which codes for MHKMDFQTFTKRYDISLERICRDIFRSRDKTIRIKKEETAVKNLTLILDAALNLSVEKGFDAMTLRDLQSRSGLSMGCLYSYFSGKEALLHLMQYQGRNLVRDVLHEVLKDEAIPQNKLEIAIRAHLYLSERMHKWFYFSYMETKNLGREEARKAIESELLTEAIFVDILDEGKQKGVFFFTDARLVAAIIKAMLQDWYLKRWKYKKRQIGVEEYAAFLITFTGKALGHFPSDLMSGTASPNHSSAGGEQI
- a CDS encoding acyl-CoA dehydrogenase family protein; the encoded protein is MDFTVSDKMKTILGMINEFVDRELLPLEMEFVKKDFHELLPQIREKQKMVKDMELWAPIYPPELGGMGLSMVEHAMVSEALGRSPLGHFVFWCQAPDAGNAEILHMHGSEDQKKQWLAPMVSGDIRSCFGMTEPDMPGSNPVLLGTTAVKDGNDYIINGHKWYTTAADGSQFCIVMAVTDPDAPVYGQASMIIVPTDTPGFHLVRNIPVMGHEGTDYASHGEIILENCRVPRSNLLGSEGQGFVMAQDRLGPGRIHHCMRWLGICHRSFDLMCSRANFRKITRDGQTLASRHIIQQWVAESAAEIQAARLMTLHAAWSIDQVGAAKARDEISAIKFYVAGIMQKVIDRALQVHGGLGMTDDTILAYFFRHERAARIYDGADEVHKTSMARRILKRYA
- a CDS encoding histidine phosphatase family protein, whose product is MGMLYLIRHGQASFGEISYDKLSDRGTKQAELLGDYLIQTNTNFEYMVSGTLERQHHTAATLMATMGSHILSSDLRLLTEFNEYDSEGVFREILPSIMANDIRASYDGYHMMKDGKAFQRTLDRVLDRWMGMEPGEYEVESWDTFKKRVLRAIENLDLSGKKKVAAVTSGGVIAACMHLFLDVPPRRAMALSWQCLNSSMTIWLTGKKGLRLYAWNLAPHLELCGNPDMITYR